Proteins from a single region of Butyrivibrio fibrisolvens:
- a CDS encoding O-acetylhomoserine aminocarboxypropyltransferase/cysteine synthase family protein, which produces MSNIKSIEKEENWGIGTKCIQSGYRPGIGEPRVLPIYQSTTYKYEDLDQVERLFSLQESGNKYSRTGNPTLNALEAKVAALEGGVGALTTASGQAAVFLAISTIVQAGDHIVASNAIYGGTYTLLDVRLRKLGIETTFVDPEAPIEELRKAFKPNTKIVYGETLGNPALGILDFDKFSALAKEFDVPFLVDNTLATPFLSKPIKHGADIVIHSGTKYMDGHAVALGGIIVDGGTYNWANGKFPDFVEPDEQYANTSYTGKFGNKAFITKARAQYLRDYGPVLSPLNAFLINLGLESLHLRVPRHSDNALKLAKFLQNNEAVNWVNYPGLEDNKNHERVKKYFDYDGASGVLTFGLKGGRQAIKTFFASLKVAALVVHVGDARTSVLHPATSTHSQMSPEDRLKAGIPEDMIRVSVGIEDADDIIADFAQAINKAVNISEVEQKAV; this is translated from the coding sequence ATGAGCAATATCAAATCTATTGAAAAAGAAGAGAACTGGGGAATAGGAACTAAGTGCATACAGTCAGGATACAGACCAGGGATCGGAGAGCCAAGAGTTCTTCCTATCTACCAGTCTACTACATATAAATACGAGGACCTTGATCAGGTTGAGCGACTTTTTTCACTGCAGGAAAGCGGTAATAAGTATTCAAGAACAGGCAATCCTACATTGAATGCGTTAGAAGCTAAGGTTGCAGCACTTGAAGGCGGAGTTGGAGCTCTTACAACAGCTTCCGGTCAGGCAGCAGTATTCCTTGCAATATCCACTATAGTTCAGGCGGGCGATCACATCGTAGCATCCAACGCTATCTACGGCGGAACATATACACTTCTTGATGTAAGACTCAGAAAGCTTGGCATAGAGACAACTTTCGTTGATCCCGAAGCTCCAATAGAAGAGCTGAGAAAAGCATTTAAGCCTAACACCAAGATCGTCTATGGCGAAACGCTTGGCAATCCGGCACTTGGAATTCTGGACTTCGACAAATTCTCAGCACTTGCTAAAGAGTTTGATGTTCCATTCCTTGTTGATAACACTCTGGCAACACCATTCTTAAGTAAGCCTATAAAGCACGGAGCTGACATTGTTATCCATTCAGGAACAAAATATATGGACGGACATGCAGTTGCCCTTGGCGGAATAATAGTAGACGGCGGAACCTACAACTGGGCTAACGGCAAGTTCCCTGACTTCGTAGAACCGGACGAGCAGTATGCTAATACATCATATACAGGAAAGTTTGGCAACAAGGCATTCATCACCAAGGCAAGAGCCCAGTACTTAAGAGATTACGGCCCAGTACTCAGCCCTCTTAATGCATTCCTTATAAACCTTGGCCTTGAATCACTTCACTTAAGAGTACCAAGACATTCAGACAATGCGCTTAAGCTCGCCAAGTTCCTTCAGAATAACGAAGCAGTTAACTGGGTCAACTATCCAGGCCTTGAAGATAACAAAAATCATGAGAGAGTGAAAAAATATTTTGACTATGACGGAGCAAGCGGAGTACTTACCTTCGGACTTAAAGGCGGAAGACAGGCTATAAAGACTTTCTTTGCATCCCTCAAAGTAGCTGCACTTGTAGTACACGTAGGAGATGCAAGAACATCAGTCCTTCACCCCGCAACCAGCACTCATTCCCAGATGAGCCCCGAAGACAGACTCAAAGCAGGCATTCCTGAAGACATGATCAGAGTCTCAGTCGGAATCGAAGACGCAGATGACATTATCGCAGATTTTGCACAG